The Hymenobacter oligotrophus genome has a window encoding:
- the rlmD gene encoding 23S rRNA (uracil(1939)-C(5))-methyltransferase RlmD, translating into MPNPKKIPAEDLREVVIQDMVAEGKCLVRHNNLVIFVSGVAPGDVVDLRITKSKKSFLEAVPVHFHKYSELRVQPFCLHFGTCGGCKWQHLGYETQLQYKQQQVEDTLQRIGKVELPEIMPILGSKETTYYRNKLEYTFSYNGWLTSEQIADETQQYDRRVLGYHLPSRFDKIIDIQHCWLQPDPSNQIRLAFRDYARTNNLRFGNLMKHTGLLRTLTIRTAKSTGEIMVVAAFYRQHQMIPVILDHLLELFPEITSMNYVLNDKGNDSLDGLEVVCYKGLPYIHEEMEGLRFRVGPKSFYQTNSEQAYELYKIARDFAGLTGSELVYDLYTGAGTIANFVAKQAREVIGVEYVAQAIEDAKLNSQINGVQNTKFYAGDMKDVLTKEFTDEHGRPDVIITDPPRAGMHADVVNRLIELRAPRIVYVSCNPATQARDLELLADTYRVTRVQPVDMFPHTHHVENVVLLELK; encoded by the coding sequence ATGCCCAATCCGAAGAAGATCCCCGCGGAGGACCTCCGCGAAGTGGTAATACAAGACATGGTAGCCGAGGGCAAATGCCTTGTGCGCCACAACAACCTCGTCATTTTCGTGTCGGGTGTGGCGCCCGGCGACGTGGTCGACCTGCGCATCACCAAGTCGAAAAAGAGCTTTCTGGAAGCCGTGCCCGTGCACTTCCACAAGTACTCGGAGCTGCGCGTGCAACCCTTCTGCCTGCACTTTGGCACCTGCGGGGGCTGCAAGTGGCAGCACCTAGGCTACGAAACCCAGCTGCAGTACAAGCAGCAACAGGTGGAGGACACCCTGCAGCGCATTGGCAAGGTTGAGCTGCCCGAGATTATGCCCATCCTTGGCTCAAAGGAAACCACCTATTACCGCAACAAGCTGGAGTACACCTTCAGCTACAACGGCTGGTTGACCTCGGAGCAGATTGCCGACGAAACCCAGCAGTACGACCGCCGCGTACTGGGCTACCACCTGCCCTCGCGCTTCGATAAGATCATCGACATTCAGCACTGCTGGCTGCAGCCCGACCCGAGCAACCAGATTCGCCTGGCGTTCCGCGACTACGCGCGCACCAACAACCTGCGCTTCGGCAACCTGATGAAGCACACCGGGCTGCTGCGCACGCTCACCATTCGCACGGCCAAGAGCACTGGCGAAATCATGGTGGTGGCCGCGTTCTACCGCCAGCACCAAATGATTCCGGTGATTCTGGACCACCTGCTGGAGCTGTTCCCGGAAATCACGTCGATGAACTACGTGCTCAACGACAAGGGCAACGACTCGCTCGACGGCCTGGAAGTGGTGTGCTACAAAGGCCTGCCCTACATCCACGAGGAGATGGAAGGCTTGCGCTTCCGGGTGGGGCCGAAGTCGTTCTACCAAACCAACTCCGAGCAAGCCTACGAGCTGTACAAAATTGCCCGCGACTTTGCCGGCCTCACCGGCTCGGAGCTGGTGTACGACCTCTACACCGGCGCCGGCACCATTGCCAACTTCGTAGCCAAGCAGGCCCGCGAGGTAATCGGCGTGGAGTACGTGGCGCAGGCCATCGAAGACGCTAAGCTGAACTCGCAAATCAACGGCGTACAGAACACCAAGTTCTACGCCGGCGACATGAAGGATGTACTCACCAAGGAGTTTACCGACGAGCACGGCCGCCCCGATGTTATCATCACCGACCCGCCCCGCGCCGGCATGCACGCAGATGTGGTAAACCGCCTCATCGAGCTGCGCGCCCCGCGCATCGTGTACGTGAGCTGCAACCCCGCCACCCAAGCCCGCGACCTGGAGCTGCTGGCCGACACCTACCGCGTTACGCGCGTGCAGCCGGTGGATATGTTCCCGCACACGCACCACGTGGAGAACGTGGTGCTACTGGAGCTGAAGTAG
- a CDS encoding GEVED domain-containing protein has protein sequence MTTPLRLRRWSTAWFIPVALFWAGSAQAQCPATPSACTPGSAPSTSYAFNMGIFNVTLGNITNTTLGVQEGYRDYACTIGTSLVIGQDYPIAVRTNASVNEHVRVWIDLNNDGQFSNTSTGSGGELVFSASGKGVQSGTVRVPAGATLGTALRMRVSADYVNAPEPTPCSTSQYSQTEDYRVTLQANTQAPVASFVADRTTTCSGCVQLTDQSTNAPTSWLWDFGDGTTSTQQNPNKCYAQPGTYSVTLTATNSAGTNTVTRANYIRYDNQLPAAASCTPQTSNACCGYGITQVQLGTLTNTATNPTAGYQDFTCTGKVTLTEGNRYTLTLQTGTNNQDTRVWLDTNNDGQFANSELLLTSLNQPSPVRGTITIPGAAQKNVPLRLRIMSDFVGSGFNACSNLQHGQTHDYSVLVQANTQPPVAEFSSDYANTCTSTVRFSDDSQNLPTSWLWNFGDGNTSTQQNPTHTYTKSGVFDVSLTVTNSFGVQSITKRRHVALTVPCVQYCASNGTNQGVWITNVSLNGGHLTTPYSNASGANSGGYGNFTREVIDLRTGLNYTLSVAASTNFGRTVTAWIDYNRDGVFESVEMVLNATTNGTTTGSFLVPVTPTTIGFTRMRVVMRLNTNFAFPCITNQLNSETEDYSINITSALPVREPKAMAGLAVFPNPTTDGLLTLQLPAAPAGSYTAALETLLGSEVRRQAVQLGGAKAATLDLSAVAQGVYLLRLTAPNGEQVTRRVVRN, from the coding sequence ATGACAACACCTCTACGCCTGCGGCGCTGGTCGACGGCTTGGTTTATACCTGTGGCCTTGTTTTGGGCCGGAAGCGCGCAAGCGCAATGCCCGGCCACCCCAAGCGCGTGCACGCCGGGCTCGGCACCCAGCACGTCGTACGCCTTCAACATGGGCATTTTCAACGTAACGCTGGGCAACATTACCAACACCACCCTCGGCGTGCAGGAGGGCTACCGCGATTATGCGTGTACCATCGGTACAAGTTTGGTGATAGGCCAGGACTACCCGATAGCCGTGCGCACCAACGCCTCGGTAAACGAGCACGTGCGCGTGTGGATTGACCTTAACAACGACGGGCAGTTCAGCAACACCTCCACCGGCAGCGGCGGCGAGTTGGTGTTTAGCGCTTCGGGCAAGGGCGTGCAAAGCGGCACCGTGCGGGTGCCGGCCGGCGCTACCCTTGGCACGGCTCTGCGCATGCGCGTGTCGGCCGATTACGTGAACGCGCCCGAGCCCACTCCTTGCTCCACCTCGCAGTACTCCCAAACCGAGGACTACCGCGTAACGCTGCAAGCCAACACGCAGGCGCCCGTTGCGTCCTTCGTGGCCGACCGCACCACCACGTGCTCGGGCTGCGTGCAGCTTACCGACCAAAGCACCAACGCGCCAACTAGTTGGCTGTGGGACTTCGGCGACGGCACTACCTCCACGCAGCAAAACCCCAACAAGTGCTACGCCCAGCCCGGCACGTACAGCGTTACGCTCACGGCTACCAACAGCGCGGGTACCAACACGGTAACGCGCGCCAACTACATCCGCTACGACAACCAATTGCCGGCAGCGGCCAGCTGCACGCCGCAAACCAGCAATGCCTGCTGCGGTTACGGCATTACGCAGGTGCAGTTGGGCACCCTCACCAACACCGCCACCAACCCCACCGCGGGCTACCAGGATTTTACTTGCACGGGCAAGGTTACCCTAACCGAAGGCAATCGTTACACCCTTACGCTGCAAACCGGCACCAACAACCAGGATACGCGCGTGTGGCTCGACACCAACAACGACGGGCAATTTGCGAACAGCGAACTGCTGCTTACCTCGCTAAATCAGCCGTCACCGGTTAGGGGCACCATCACCATTCCGGGCGCAGCCCAGAAGAACGTGCCGCTGCGCCTGCGCATTATGTCGGACTTTGTGGGCTCGGGCTTCAATGCCTGCTCCAACCTGCAACACGGCCAAACCCACGACTACAGCGTGCTGGTACAAGCTAACACCCAGCCCCCGGTTGCCGAGTTCAGCTCCGATTACGCCAACACTTGCACGAGCACGGTGCGCTTCAGCGACGACAGCCAGAACCTGCCTACCAGCTGGCTCTGGAACTTCGGCGACGGCAACACCTCCACGCAGCAAAACCCCACGCATACCTACACCAAATCGGGCGTGTTCGATGTCAGCCTGACCGTTACCAACAGTTTCGGCGTGCAAAGCATCACGAAGCGCCGGCACGTGGCCCTTACGGTGCCGTGTGTGCAGTACTGCGCCTCCAACGGCACCAACCAAGGCGTTTGGATAACCAACGTAAGCCTGAACGGCGGCCATTTGACCACGCCGTACAGCAACGCTTCGGGCGCCAACAGCGGCGGCTACGGCAACTTTACGCGCGAAGTAATAGACCTGCGTACGGGCCTGAACTACACCCTGAGCGTGGCGGCCTCTACTAATTTTGGCCGCACCGTAACGGCCTGGATCGACTACAACCGCGACGGGGTTTTCGAATCGGTGGAAATGGTGCTGAACGCCACCACCAACGGCACCACTACCGGCTCGTTTTTGGTGCCTGTTACCCCCACCACTATCGGTTTCACGCGCATGCGCGTGGTGATGCGCCTCAATACCAATTTCGCTTTCCCGTGCATCACCAACCAGCTTAACTCCGAAACGGAGGATTACTCCATTAACATCACCTCGGCGCTGCCCGTGCGCGAGCCGAAAGCCATGGCGGGGTTGGCCGTGTTTCCGAACCCCACCACCGATGGCCTGCTGACGCTGCAACTGCCCGCGGCCCCGGCCGGCTCCTACACCGCCGCCCTCGAAACCCTCCTAGGTAGCGAAGTACGGCGGCAGGCCGTGCAGCTAGGAGGTGCCAAAGCCGCCACGCTCGATTTGTCGGCGGTGGCGCAGGGCGTGTACCTGCTGCGCCTCACGGCTCCCAACGGCGAGCAAGTAACCCGGCGCGTGGTGCGCAACTAA
- a CDS encoding SDR family oxidoreductase, with protein MQGKVVLITGGTSGIGQACALVFGQAGARVAFTGRDEARLQQTTQQLKQLGINCLAIRADVGDEADCQRAVAETVAAFGQLDVLVNNAGISMRATFADASLDVIRKLMQTNFFGTVYTTKYALPYIQRTRGSVVGISSIAGYRGLPGRTGYSASKFAMNGFLESLRTELMPQGVHVLTACPGFTASNIRNTALAADGSQQGESPRDEASMMTSAEVAQHILRAVRARTPALVLTGKGKLTVFLNKWLPASIMDKLVLNEFKKEKDSPVR; from the coding sequence ATGCAAGGAAAAGTAGTACTTATTACGGGCGGCACCTCGGGCATTGGCCAAGCGTGCGCCCTGGTTTTTGGGCAAGCCGGTGCCCGCGTGGCCTTCACCGGCCGCGATGAAGCCCGTTTGCAACAAACCACTCAACAATTGAAGCAGCTGGGCATCAATTGCCTCGCCATTCGGGCCGATGTGGGCGACGAAGCCGACTGCCAGCGCGCCGTGGCCGAAACCGTTGCCGCGTTTGGGCAGCTCGATGTGCTCGTTAACAACGCCGGGATTTCCATGCGCGCCACGTTTGCCGATGCGTCGTTGGACGTTATCCGCAAGCTGATGCAAACCAACTTTTTCGGCACGGTTTACACCACCAAATACGCGCTGCCCTACATTCAGCGCACCCGCGGCAGCGTGGTGGGCATTTCGAGCATTGCCGGCTACCGGGGCCTGCCGGGCCGCACCGGTTATTCGGCTTCGAAGTTTGCCATGAACGGTTTTCTGGAATCGTTGCGCACGGAGCTGATGCCGCAGGGCGTGCACGTACTTACCGCGTGCCCGGGTTTCACGGCCTCCAACATCCGCAACACCGCCCTGGCCGCCGATGGCTCGCAGCAAGGCGAGTCGCCGCGCGACGAAGCCAGCATGATGACCAGCGCCGAAGTAGCCCAACACATCCTGCGCGCCGTGCGGGCACGCACGCCAGCGTTGGTGCTCACGGGCAAGGGCAAACTCACCGTGTTCTTAAACAAGTGGTTGCCCGCCAGCATCATGGACAAATTGGTGCTCAACGAGTTCAAAAAAGAAAAAGACTCGCCCGTGCGCTAA
- a CDS encoding T9SS type B sorting domain-containing protein, giving the protein MMKSLLRFGALWFVLFLWSGSAALGSHLLGGEMQYKFLDANGPQAAPFRYQITVVVYVNSDSPATPNGLGRPDVDVSIYNKSPLSNARIPLTTVNSPFATGGLLRIPRTSTVRINPSLPGGCTIPGGNVPVTLAKYTAVVNLPVSFEGYYAFYSDIARNNDVNNIVSPGNTNMSLYTEMAPPLIPNTSPVFSDTAVVVVCQGDTTVIINNAFDADGDRLIYTFGTPAAGNAPFPNFVLPPVPVQYLPGFSAVNPFGPGVGNYAALNASTGIARFAATNMGKYVVAIDVKEYRRINGTEVQVGTTRRDVQLVVRPCAPNRSPQFTQATLGQRTFTIEEGQTLAFNLAATDADNNPVSLRVNSGLLDGANGFNATFAGSPGTIAPGASTGTVTVSGNGNASGQFSFTPRCGEARPNPYDVAVTATDAACGSKTVAEVFQIFVTKTAAPTGLTGTQELCDLSRTYTYTAAGPAPTNGYSWRVQGGVIQGPSNGSSVQVLWNGSGQGRVSVRNRSALGCLSDSATSVINILPAVALGVTPSAPTICAGQPVTLTASGASTFVWTGDGQTFTGSSITVSPTRTTTYTVTSPGAPCSNGRVTVTVNPAVVANAGPNRALCSGEQTTLGSAAVTGYTYQWSPAAGLSSPTAAQPVFSQTLAAGAVPQTLTYTVVATSAQGCSAASQVIVTLNPAATADAGPDVTVCAGQRVRLGAAALGGYTYQWSPAAGLSSAATAQPTFTAPNVATSQTLKLFLTATTAQGCSARDSVLVRVNPRPEADPIQGSASVCPQASGVAYSISNPRGTGYQWLVEGGTISGGQGTSSVTVNWGNTNANASLRAFRFNQAGCSSDTVVFPVRINQLLATARPTGPTRVCQTDGPFTYQTQFTNGSSYAWQIIGGTQVGTNQASLQVQWTRPGTGKIVVTETSQPGSVRCLGTSDTLYVTVLPSPAAAAIAGPRRVCAGAGSVSFSVPGASTSTFAWAVQQGSGAPVALAATGTTATFAVPAPAAVTAPVTYTLTVRETNDLGCTGVPATFQFTVLPQLTPAAVAGPRSVCPGSFTGLGYSLAGTAGSTYQWTITGGTVVSGQGTERVQVDFDATATARSVSVTESSAVGCAATFNVVLDNATVALNTASVDLQDDRRITLALNVPNNANSPNQVRIMRRDAGTTTAFVQVGTVANTAAAYTDAGVNADDKAYEYRLDLVNACGTTLSSTQHTTMRLELTGADPGQARTEGKVALRWSAYLGFPVARYEVYRTADGGQLQLITTVPATASSTYTASFASSLAGFNQGFRVKAIGTQAQPREAWSNQADALFENQLAFYNVITPNGDGLNDVFFIRSVELYPGNSFAVFNRWGKQVYRTSNYRNTWGADNQPAGSYYFEFKQSNGQTTKGWFEVVR; this is encoded by the coding sequence ATGATGAAATCTTTACTCCGCTTTGGAGCTTTGTGGTTTGTACTGTTTCTGTGGAGTGGCAGCGCCGCCCTAGGTTCGCACTTGCTGGGCGGCGAAATGCAGTACAAGTTTTTGGATGCCAACGGCCCGCAGGCGGCGCCGTTTCGCTACCAAATTACGGTGGTGGTGTACGTGAACTCCGACAGCCCGGCCACCCCGAACGGCCTGGGCCGCCCCGATGTGGATGTATCCATCTACAACAAATCGCCGCTGTCTAACGCCCGCATTCCGCTCACAACCGTCAACAGCCCGTTTGCTACGGGTGGCCTCTTGCGCATTCCGCGCACCAGCACGGTCCGCATCAACCCCAGCTTGCCGGGGGGCTGCACCATTCCGGGCGGCAACGTACCGGTTACGCTGGCCAAGTACACGGCCGTGGTAAACCTGCCGGTTTCGTTTGAGGGCTACTACGCTTTCTACAGCGACATTGCCCGCAACAACGACGTGAACAACATCGTCAGCCCGGGCAACACCAACATGTCGTTGTACACGGAAATGGCCCCGCCGCTCATTCCGAACACCTCGCCGGTTTTTTCGGATACGGCCGTGGTGGTGGTATGCCAGGGCGATACGACTGTTATCATCAACAACGCTTTCGACGCCGACGGCGACCGGCTGATTTACACCTTCGGCACGCCAGCGGCGGGCAATGCCCCTTTCCCCAACTTTGTGCTGCCGCCGGTGCCGGTTCAGTACCTGCCGGGCTTTAGCGCCGTGAATCCGTTTGGGCCGGGCGTGGGCAACTACGCCGCCCTCAATGCCAGCACCGGCATTGCCCGGTTTGCCGCTACCAACATGGGCAAGTACGTGGTGGCCATTGATGTGAAGGAGTACCGGCGCATCAACGGTACCGAAGTGCAAGTGGGCACCACCCGGCGCGACGTGCAGCTGGTGGTGCGGCCCTGCGCGCCCAACCGAAGTCCGCAGTTTACGCAGGCAACCCTAGGTCAGCGCACGTTTACCATCGAAGAGGGCCAAACACTGGCCTTTAATTTGGCCGCCACCGATGCCGACAACAACCCCGTGAGCCTGCGCGTGAACAGCGGCTTGCTCGACGGGGCCAACGGGTTCAACGCCACGTTTGCCGGTTCGCCAGGCACCATCGCACCCGGCGCCAGCACCGGCACGGTTACCGTATCGGGCAACGGCAACGCCAGCGGGCAGTTCAGCTTTACGCCGCGCTGCGGCGAGGCCCGCCCCAACCCCTACGACGTGGCCGTAACGGCTACCGATGCGGCCTGCGGCTCGAAAACCGTGGCCGAGGTATTTCAGATTTTTGTAACGAAAACCGCTGCTCCCACGGGCCTCACGGGCACGCAGGAGCTCTGCGACCTTTCGCGCACGTATACCTACACCGCCGCGGGCCCGGCCCCAACCAACGGCTACAGCTGGCGCGTGCAGGGCGGTGTTATTCAGGGCCCGAGCAACGGCTCCTCGGTACAAGTGCTGTGGAACGGCAGCGGCCAAGGGCGGGTATCGGTGCGCAACCGCTCCGCGCTGGGCTGCCTCAGCGACTCGGCTACCAGCGTCATCAACATTCTGCCGGCGGTTGCCCTGGGCGTTACGCCTTCGGCGCCAACTATTTGCGCGGGCCAGCCCGTAACCCTCACGGCCAGCGGCGCCAGCACCTTTGTGTGGACGGGCGATGGGCAAACCTTCACGGGCAGCAGCATCACGGTGTCGCCCACGCGAACCACCACTTACACCGTAACCTCGCCGGGCGCGCCGTGCTCCAACGGCCGCGTTACGGTAACGGTAAATCCGGCTGTGGTAGCCAACGCGGGGCCAAACCGGGCCCTGTGCTCGGGCGAGCAAACCACCCTAGGTAGCGCAGCCGTAACCGGCTACACGTACCAGTGGAGCCCGGCCGCCGGCCTCAGCAGCCCCACGGCGGCGCAGCCCGTATTCAGCCAAACGCTGGCCGCGGGCGCGGTCCCGCAAACGCTTACCTACACGGTGGTGGCTACCTCGGCGCAGGGTTGCAGCGCCGCCAGCCAAGTAATAGTTACCCTGAACCCCGCCGCCACTGCCGATGCCGGCCCCGATGTAACGGTGTGTGCCGGCCAGCGGGTGCGCTTGGGCGCGGCCGCCCTAGGTGGCTACACGTACCAGTGGAGCCCGGCCGCCGGCCTGAGCAGCGCGGCCACGGCGCAGCCCACATTTACGGCCCCCAACGTAGCCACTTCGCAAACTCTGAAGCTGTTCCTGACGGCCACCACGGCCCAGGGCTGCTCGGCCCGCGACTCGGTGCTGGTGCGCGTAAACCCGCGCCCGGAGGCCGACCCCATTCAGGGCAGCGCCTCGGTTTGTCCGCAGGCTAGCGGGGTTGCGTACAGCATCAGCAACCCGCGCGGCACGGGCTATCAGTGGCTTGTGGAGGGCGGCACCATCAGCGGCGGCCAAGGCACCAGCAGCGTTACCGTAAACTGGGGCAATACCAACGCCAACGCCAGCCTGCGCGCTTTCCGCTTCAACCAAGCGGGCTGTTCTTCCGACACGGTGGTGTTCCCGGTGCGCATCAACCAGCTGCTGGCTACCGCGCGCCCCACCGGCCCCACGCGCGTGTGCCAAACCGATGGCCCCTTTACCTACCAAACGCAATTCACCAACGGCTCGAGCTACGCCTGGCAAATTATCGGCGGCACGCAGGTGGGCACCAACCAAGCCAGCCTGCAAGTACAGTGGACGCGCCCCGGCACGGGCAAAATTGTGGTAACCGAAACCAGCCAACCGGGCTCGGTGCGCTGCCTTGGCACCTCCGATACCTTGTACGTAACGGTGCTGCCCTCCCCGGCGGCCGCGGCCATTGCCGGACCTAGGCGCGTGTGCGCCGGCGCGGGCTCGGTAAGCTTCTCAGTGCCGGGCGCCAGCACCTCCACGTTTGCGTGGGCAGTGCAGCAAGGCAGCGGAGCCCCCGTGGCGCTGGCCGCCACGGGCACCACGGCCACGTTTGCGGTGCCGGCTCCTGCCGCCGTAACGGCCCCCGTAACCTACACCCTCACGGTGCGCGAAACCAACGACCTAGGGTGCACGGGCGTGCCTGCTACCTTCCAGTTCACGGTGCTGCCGCAGCTTACGCCGGCGGCCGTGGCGGGCCCGCGCAGTGTATGCCCTGGTTCGTTTACGGGCCTAGGCTACTCGCTGGCCGGCACCGCCGGCAGCACGTACCAATGGACGATTACGGGCGGCACCGTGGTGAGCGGCCAGGGCACCGAGCGGGTGCAGGTCGATTTCGATGCCACGGCCACTGCCCGCAGCGTGTCGGTAACGGAGTCGTCGGCGGTGGGCTGCGCGGCTACGTTCAACGTAGTACTCGACAATGCTACCGTGGCCCTGAACACGGCTTCGGTTGATTTGCAGGACGACCGCCGCATTACGCTGGCGCTCAACGTGCCCAACAACGCCAACTCGCCCAACCAGGTACGCATCATGCGCCGCGACGCCGGCACCACCACGGCTTTTGTGCAGGTGGGCACCGTGGCCAACACCGCCGCCGCTTACACCGATGCCGGCGTAAACGCCGATGACAAGGCCTACGAATACCGCCTCGACTTGGTAAACGCCTGCGGCACCACCCTCAGCAGCACCCAACACACCACCATGCGCCTGGAGCTTACCGGCGCCGACCCCGGCCAGGCCCGCACCGAAGGCAAAGTGGCCCTGCGATGGAGCGCCTACCTAGGCTTTCCGGTGGCGCGCTACGAGGTGTACCGCACCGCCGACGGCGGCCAGCTGCAACTCATAACCACCGTGCCGGCCACGGCCAGCAGCACCTACACTGCCAGCTTTGCCAGCAGCCTTGCCGGCTTCAACCAGGGCTTCCGCGTGAAGGCCATTGGCACGCAGGCGCAGCCCCGCGAGGCGTGGTCGAACCAGGCCGACGCGTTGTTTGAAAACCAGCTGGCGTTCTACAACGTGATTACGCCCAACGGCGACGGGCTCAACGACGTGTTCTTCATCCGGAGCGTGGAGCTGTACCCCGGCAACAGCTTTGCGGTGTTCAACCGTTGGGGCAAGCAGGTGTACCGCACCAGCAACTACCGCAACACCTGGGGCGCCGACAACCAGCCCGCCGGCTCCTACTACTTCGAGTTCAAGCAGAGCAACGGCCAAACCACCAAAGGCTGGTTTGAGGTAGTGCGCTAA
- a CDS encoding WG repeat-containing protein gives MRSVLLFLMLLVSFCATSQAIHNLSFEPEANRRQPLLMWAHRGSQAIRLSIDTTQARQGRGSLLIDATRASAPVRLAFVQGQRWGYLDANGKVAIAPRFVRAQPFSEGLAAVRQHGRYGYIDAQGAFAIAAAYDYAEPFRHGYATVWRNGTPLLINPTGQVQFQGAYQSWETHFGEAGPDYLIATTRTGRQGVLSPQGRLLIDTVYSAISAFSHERAIVTEWLLPNVPDEKYRSAGRGVIDWQGRLVVPFGRYHQIEPFQEGLAKVDIPASSPTATDDDGFINPAGELVLRLPATQMRVAHEASGFGSGVVAVETYRGQSYRRQQRTKQVGLMDVRGQLLFSSKDLIRLAPYPANQTIAQTSKGQWQVLDKRGRLLNTAVIEEIYFERNHSSDDVFAGGWALVRTAAGIGAIDTSGRFVLGPREFPFSFDDAFRLGNRLYFSVNVSQAENQYDYRIGYWDLKTNALVSPRFQQIGEPAGTGTELRLAVLDNRLAYIDAAGTVVWQQPPGDTLAQVALNLDYMRRATYGAASPAELERYGGVGGHAKSTNKPQPIGELSFRAGALSFTVPPQPSSPATGARAAAVMQLANTTADTVFFSAQDGLLYLTVQALNPAGQWQDIEYVPGSSCGNSDHTVYLPASHYWQFAAPAFEGEFQTKLRAKVLVKRSRNPDDFEQVVLYSNEFMGGVNPGQFWRKLEYVSSGIMDPYRE, from the coding sequence ATGCGCTCCGTGCTACTATTTCTGATGTTGCTTGTTAGCTTTTGCGCAACAAGCCAGGCTATTCACAACCTCAGCTTCGAGCCCGAAGCCAACCGCCGGCAGCCGTTGCTAATGTGGGCGCACCGCGGCAGCCAGGCCATTCGGCTCTCAATTGATACCACCCAAGCCAGGCAAGGCCGCGGCAGCTTGCTGATTGACGCCACCCGCGCCTCCGCGCCCGTGCGCCTGGCCTTTGTGCAGGGCCAACGCTGGGGCTACCTCGATGCGAACGGCAAAGTGGCTATTGCTCCGCGCTTTGTGCGCGCACAACCGTTTTCGGAAGGGCTGGCCGCTGTGCGCCAACACGGCCGCTACGGGTACATCGATGCCCAGGGGGCGTTTGCAATTGCAGCGGCCTACGATTACGCAGAGCCCTTCCGGCACGGCTACGCCACGGTGTGGCGCAACGGCACGCCCTTGCTTATCAACCCGACAGGCCAGGTGCAGTTCCAGGGCGCGTACCAAAGCTGGGAAACTCACTTTGGCGAAGCAGGCCCGGATTACCTTATTGCTACCACGCGCACGGGCCGGCAAGGCGTGCTGAGTCCGCAAGGCCGGCTGTTGATTGATACGGTGTACAGCGCCATCAGCGCATTTAGCCACGAGCGGGCGATAGTAACCGAATGGCTGCTGCCCAACGTCCCCGACGAAAAATACCGCTCGGCCGGCCGGGGCGTAATCGATTGGCAGGGCCGGCTGGTAGTGCCCTTCGGGCGTTACCACCAAATCGAGCCTTTTCAGGAGGGTTTGGCAAAGGTCGACATTCCTGCTTCCTCGCCCACGGCAACCGATGACGATGGGTTTATCAATCCTGCGGGCGAGCTGGTGTTGCGGCTGCCGGCCACGCAAATGCGCGTAGCGCACGAGGCCTCCGGTTTCGGCAGCGGTGTAGTGGCCGTTGAAACGTACCGGGGCCAATCGTACCGGCGGCAGCAGCGCACCAAGCAAGTGGGCCTGATGGATGTACGGGGCCAGCTGTTGTTCAGCAGCAAAGACCTGATCCGCTTGGCGCCGTACCCCGCCAACCAAACCATCGCCCAAACTTCAAAAGGCCAGTGGCAGGTGCTGGATAAGCGGGGCCGCTTGCTTAATACCGCTGTAATTGAGGAAATATATTTCGAAAGAAATCACTCGTCGGACGATGTCTTCGCTGGCGGATGGGCCTTGGTGCGCACCGCTGCCGGTATTGGCGCCATCGATACCAGCGGGCGTTTCGTGCTGGGGCCGCGGGAGTTTCCGTTTTCCTTCGACGATGCTTTTCGCCTAGGCAACCGTTTGTACTTCAGCGTCAACGTAAGCCAAGCAGAAAATCAGTACGATTACCGGATCGGCTACTGGGACTTGAAAACCAACGCCCTTGTCAGCCCGCGCTTCCAGCAAATTGGCGAGCCGGCGGGCACCGGCACCGAGCTTAGGCTGGCGGTGCTCGACAACCGGTTGGCTTACATCGATGCTGCCGGAACCGTGGTATGGCAACAACCGCCCGGCGATACGCTTGCCCAGGTTGCCCTAAACCTCGATTACATGCGCCGGGCAACCTACGGTGCCGCCTCGCCGGCCGAGCTAGAGCGTTACGGCGGTGTGGGCGGCCACGCCAAGTCGACCAATAAGCCGCAGCCAATCGGTGAGTTATCCTTTCGGGCCGGCGCGCTCAGCTTTACGGTGCCGCCACAACCCAGCTCACCGGCAACCGGGGCGCGCGCGGCCGCCGTTATGCAGCTGGCCAACACCACCGCCGACACGGTCTTTTTCAGCGCGCAGGACGGCTTGTTGTACCTCACGGTGCAGGCCCTCAACCCCGCGGGGCAATGGCAGGATATTGAGTACGTGCCCGGCAGCTCCTGCGGCAACAGCGACCACACGGTTTATTTGCCCGCCAGCCACTACTGGCAGTTTGCGGCCCCGGCTTTCGAGGGCGAATTTCAAACGAAGTTGCGGGCCAAAGTTCTGGTGAAGCGCAGCCGCAACCCCGACGACTTTGAGCAAGTTGTTTTGTACAGCAACGAGTTTATGGGCGGCGTAAATCCGGGGCAGTTTTGGCGCAAACTCGAGTATGTTTCTTCGGGCATTATGGACCCTTACCGGGAATAA